Proteins found in one Caldalkalibacillus salinus genomic segment:
- a CDS encoding dihydrofolate reductase family protein: MIEQGRGCRPWELLNRGTTRGDDWMRQLRYQVACSLDGFIAGSRGEFDWITPEPTFDFEALHAQFDTLLMGRRTYEIVHSMGESFPGKQVIVASRSLRQEDHPDIEVVSIGLEARVRELRAQPGRDIWLYGGGDLFSQLLSCNLVDTVEPAIIPILLGGGVPLLPSHGVRRRLTFIGQRTYPSGIVLLEYEVQKSTDGNS, from the coding sequence TTGATTGAACAAGGAAGAGGTTGCCGTCCATGGGAACTTCTAAACAGAGGGACGACGAGAGGAGATGATTGGATGAGACAGTTGCGATACCAAGTTGCATGTAGCCTGGATGGCTTCATCGCAGGGTCCAGAGGTGAGTTCGACTGGATCACGCCAGAGCCCACGTTTGATTTTGAAGCCCTTCATGCACAATTCGACACACTTCTTATGGGGCGTCGGACGTATGAGATCGTACATTCCATGGGTGAAAGTTTTCCCGGAAAGCAAGTAATCGTTGCCTCGCGATCACTTCGGCAAGAAGATCACCCTGACATTGAGGTCGTGAGTATAGGGCTTGAAGCGAGAGTACGCGAACTTCGTGCACAACCTGGTCGAGATATCTGGCTTTATGGCGGAGGAGATCTTTTCTCCCAGCTTCTCTCGTGTAATCTAGTCGATACGGTCGAACCAGCCATCATCCCCATCCTTTTGGGTGGTGGGGTTCCACTGCTTCCTTCTCACGGGGTACGTCGTCGTTTGACATTCATCGGGCAACGCACTTATCCCAGCGGAATAGTGCTCCTCGAGTATGAGGTGCAAAAGTCTACAGATGGGAATAGTTGA
- a CDS encoding VOC family protein codes for MIVGIHHAQITIPKEQEHKARHFYCEVLKLKEISKPESLKGRGGFWVEVGNKQLHIGTEDNVDRTKTKAHIAYEVEDINLIEKRLIDNGIEIIASVPIPGCERFEFRDPFGNRVECIQPVKRGGNNEEINS; via the coding sequence ATGATAGTCGGAATACACCACGCTCAAATTACTATCCCAAAAGAACAGGAACATAAAGCGCGGCATTTTTATTGTGAGGTATTGAAGTTAAAGGAAATATCTAAACCGGAATCCTTAAAGGGTAGAGGTGGCTTTTGGGTTGAAGTTGGAAATAAACAATTACATATTGGTACAGAAGATAACGTTGATCGTACTAAAACCAAAGCACATATAGCCTATGAGGTAGAGGATATCAATCTCATAGAGAAGAGATTGATCGATAATGGCATTGAAATAATAGCATCAGTCCCTATTCCTGGATGCGAAAGATTTGAATTCAGAGATCCTTTTGGAAACAGAGTAGAATGCATTCAACCTGTAAAACGAGGGGGAAACAATGAGGAGATTAATTCCTAG
- a CDS encoding MFS transporter — translation MKTKLKGWKDPAILLSSIGLSSIGDFVYLVAINIIVYQLTGSAAAVAGLWIIGPLTNIVTKFWTGSFIDYRSKRKVMVVTYIMRAVFISLIPFAPNMIIIYGILVVLSVAKSFFNPSSMTYVAILVPKEKRKRFNSIRSFADSGAFIIGPAIGGTLILLASVETTLWLNAVFFIISAILLLFLPEKENIDKETIPTLTLSQVVSDFTEVSKFMSENKYVSYIYLAFNMVMVFSFAMDTQEVVFTQQVIGLSELEYSLLISITGLGSVVGAVLLSVFSNLFSLRYMIVIGITMMTAGYVIYAFSWSFTSIVVGFVILGFFNVYLNAGIMTFYQNNIPVDIMGRVTSIYQLIQSAVQVLFILVIGFIADMISLRLTIVTLALVMLLLSVIFSYLVFKPNKKSLYQEDYTESKNLSV, via the coding sequence ATGAAAACAAAATTAAAGGGGTGGAAAGACCCTGCGATATTACTATCTTCTATTGGACTCTCTAGTATCGGTGACTTTGTTTACTTAGTTGCAATCAATATTATTGTATATCAGCTTACGGGGTCTGCTGCTGCTGTTGCAGGACTCTGGATTATCGGACCATTAACGAATATAGTAACCAAATTTTGGACTGGAAGTTTTATTGATTATCGTAGCAAGCGAAAAGTGATGGTCGTCACGTACATAATGAGAGCTGTGTTTATCAGTTTAATCCCATTTGCTCCAAACATGATCATAATATATGGGATCCTAGTTGTATTAAGTGTAGCAAAGTCCTTTTTTAATCCATCATCAATGACGTACGTTGCTATTCTCGTACCGAAAGAGAAAAGAAAGCGATTCAATTCAATCCGCTCTTTCGCTGATTCTGGAGCATTTATTATTGGTCCTGCCATTGGAGGAACACTTATATTATTAGCATCTGTTGAAACAACTTTATGGCTTAATGCAGTGTTCTTTATAATATCAGCTATTTTATTATTGTTTCTTCCAGAAAAAGAGAATATTGATAAAGAGACAATACCAACATTAACTTTATCTCAAGTAGTAAGTGATTTTACTGAAGTAAGTAAATTCATGTCAGAAAATAAATACGTATCTTATATTTACCTCGCCTTTAATATGGTGATGGTTTTTTCCTTTGCCATGGATACGCAAGAAGTTGTGTTTACTCAACAAGTAATCGGTCTTTCTGAATTAGAGTATAGTTTGTTGATAAGTATAACGGGTCTTGGATCAGTTGTTGGTGCCGTTTTGTTATCTGTTTTTTCAAATCTATTTTCATTAAGGTATATGATTGTTATTGGCATCACTATGATGACTGCTGGTTATGTCATTTATGCTTTCTCGTGGTCTTTTACTTCAATCGTGGTAGGGTTTGTCATATTAGGTTTTTTTAATGTATACCTAAATGCAGGTATCATGACTTTTTATCAAAATAATATCCCGGTTGATATTATGGGAAGAGTTACAAGCATATATCAGTTAATTCAAAGTGCTGTTCAAGTTCTATTTATTCTAGTCATCGGATTTATTGCTGATATGATATCATTACGGCTCACAATTGTGACTTTAGCACTCGTCATGTTGCTTTTATCTGTTATTTTTTCATACTTAGTATTCAAGCCAAATAAAAAGTCCCTTTATCAAGAAGACTACACTGAAAGTAAAAATTTAAGTGTGTAA